GTCGCAAATTCGATCGATAGCCTCCATTACCTGTGTGCGTGCGAGGCTGGAGCCTTTCCCGCCCTCCCCGAATTGTGCGCCTCCGCTGCATGCGGCGGAAGCCAGGCGGACGATTGTGGATAACTCGTCTACAATGTGCGGCAGCCGCGACACCTTTTGGGACGCTAACCGGCGCAGGGCCGCGAACTGCCACTTGTAGTACGGCAGGTATCCGCGGGCGGCAGGCCGGTTGAGCAAGAACACGAGCGAAGCCGTCGCTTGCACGAACTCGGAAACGGCCAACCACGCCCCCTCGGCCTGGCCGCGGTCGAGCATGCGGGGAACGTTGTACTGGCCCGCCTGCGAGATCATGCCGAGCCTGCGCGATATCAGCGCCAGCCAGACGTCCTCGGGCATCCGCTTAAAGCCCATGCGGATCGCGGTGAACTCCCCCAGCGGATCGCGGAACACCTCGCCGTTGGTGGCCGCCGCCAGGGTCGATTCCTCCAGCAAGAGCCACTGGTGCGGCTTGTCGGCGGCAGGGGCCTGCGGGTAGCCGGTGATCTGCTCGAAGAACGCGTCGATGCTGAAGACACCGACCCGCTTCCCGGCGCCGCCCTCGCTGGCGCGCGGCGTCCGCACGCGCGGACCGAAACCTCGAAACTGCTTCGGCAACTCGTCGTAGGCGTGCTGCACCTCGGCGCCGATGCGGCGATAGTCGTCGCGGGTGAGCCACATGCAAAAGCCCGGCCCGAAGTCGTGGTCACGCGAGAGGCGATCGTCGAATCCGTAACACTCCGATCCGTGACCCACCAGGCCAACGGCCATGCGGTCGATGTGGGACGGGAAGCGGTCCCGCATGAGCGGCAGTCCGAGCTCTTCCCAAAACGCGCGAGATAGTTGCAGGCCGGTCAGCGGCGAGCCCGCAGATGGCGCGGGGCTTTGCGCGTGCGCGACCGGAACTGCGATGAGCGAGGAATCCGGTTCGGCCGTCCGCCGGGACGTGTCGGGGCCGGCCGTAGGGGCGTCGAGATCGCGGGCGGCCAGGCGCCCCTCGGCTGTGGCGAGGTTGTCAGAGGTGATGGCGTAGGCGTCGCTGCCCACTCCGTAGCACTGCTCGATGATGACGAGCGCACGGCGGTACGCCTGCACGGCGAGCTCGGGGTGCCCCCCTTCGAGGCATCCCTGCGCGTAAGCCGCAAGGGCGGCGGCAACATGCGGATTCGATTGGTTATCCACGGATTCGAAAATCGCCATCGCGCGCGAGACCGCGCGGTTAGCGTTCGCGGAATCCCCCAGTTTGAAATCGACAAGGGCCAGGTTGGACAGGGTGGACGCGATGTCCACGTCGGCGTCGGGGTCGGTGGAGGCCGCCTCCGCTATTGCGAGCGCCTCCAGCAGGTGTTCTCGCGCTTGCCCGTACTCACCCTGCTGCGAATACGCCATCGAAGCGTTATTGTGCAGCGCTGCTATGCGCCGGTCATTGGGCGCCATCGTCCGCTCGCAGATCTCGAGTGCCCTGTTGTACCGGGCGAGTGCGTCGGCGTTTCGCCCGGCGGCCCGCAGGGCGGTGGCCGAATTGATCAGGGTCGTCGCCTCGGCGTCCGAGCCGGCAAGGCCCATAGCAGCGATGAGGTCGAGCGCGTCATCACCGCACGCGATCGCGTCGTCGTGGCGCGATACAGAACGATAGAATCCCGCCAATTCGTTGAGAACGGTCAGCTGCGCGGCCATATCGGTGGCCGCGCGGGCCCGCGCGAGCCCGTCGAACAGGTAGTCCTCGATGGCCTGGGGCGGGGTGTGCGCCGCAAATGCCCGGTCGAGCCCCTGCAAGAACCCGGTGGTGTCAAAGATCTGTCCAGATGCGCTCACTCCTCCATCATTGCAGCGTTGCGGGTGGCCGGGGTGAGACATAGGGGCCATAGCGAAACGATGCGCGGACCACGCGCGTTGGAGAGACAATGGGAAGCCTATGAAACAAAAACCGAGTGTCCGCGCGAAATCGATATGAAGTCAAGCCGCAACGCAGCTGCACCCGGTACCGGCGAACGCAAAGATCCGATTTTCCCGCTGCGGACCGTTGTCTTGGGGGCCTTTGTTCCGACGCTGCTGTTCGAGGTGGGGCTCGGGGCGCTCATTCCCATCATTCCCGCATTGACCACAATCGCGGGCGGGAACCTCACGCATGCCGCGCTCATCGCGGCCCTGATCCCCGTCGGCAAAATCCTCTTCGATCTACCCGCCGGCGCCCTATCGGCGCGAGTCGGTGACCGCGTTGCGATGATGGTTGCCGGGACCATGGCAGTCGGGTCCTACCTGGTTGCGGTCCTGGCAGGAAACCTCGTCGGACTGGCCGGGGGCGTGTTCGCGGTCGGGGCCGCGTCCGCCGTGTATAACCTGGCGCGCCAGGCGTATTTGACCGAGGTGACACCCCCGCTTCAGCGAGCACGGGTGATGTCGACGCTGGGAGGGTTTCACCGCATTGGGCTGTTCATCGGGCCATTCGCGGGGGCCGGGCTCATCGCCCTGTTCGGGGTGGGGTCGGTGCTGTGGCTCGGCATCGGTTCAGCGGGAGCCACGGTGCTGCTTCTCAGCCTGCTTGGCGCAGATACCGCCGGGGTTCCGCGCCGCTCCCGCGGCGCCGGTGCTGGTTCCGCTCGCGGGCGGGCAACGGCGCCGGGGCAATTATCGGCGTGGCGCTTGGCGCTGCTGCATAGGGGCCTGTTTGCGCGCATGGGCACGGCGATACTCCTTGTCTCCGCCGTGCGCGGCGCCAGGCAGAACGTGATACCGCTGTGGGCGGAGCACATCGGCCTGCACGAATCGACCACCTCGCTCATCGTGGGGATCGCCGGTGGGCTAGACATGGTGTTGTTCTATCCGGCGGGGAAGGTCATGGATAGGTTCGGTCGGCTGTGGGTCGCGGTTCCCTCAATGGCGCTCATGGCGCTCGGCACGGCGCTAGTTCCTTTGACCGGAACCGCCGCGGGTTTGGGCTGCGTGGCGGGCATTTTGGGGGTGGCGAACGGAGTTGGATCCGGCATCGTCATGACGCTGGGGGCCGACATGGCGCCCCCGGATCAGCGGTCCAGGTTCCTGTCCGTGTGGCGGCTCTTCCAGGACACCGGCGACGCGGCGGGGCCGCTGCTCCTGTCGGCGGGCGCCGCCGCCGGATCTCTCGCGGCCGGAATCATCGCGGCGGCGTGTACCGGGGCCTGGCGGCGGGGGCGTTGGCGAAGTGGGTTCCCAGGTACTCGCCCCTTGCCAACTTGCGCACGGCCCCTCGTTCGCCGGACGAGGTTTGCGGGGGCTGACGTCCGGGCCGCCAGCGTTGCGCGCACGACCCGGGCGTGGACGCGGGGCCCCGTATGCCCGAAGATGGTCAGGGCGCGCCGCGCCTAGCGACGAGGGGAGAAACACGATTGCGGCACATCTTGAGCGACGACGGTCCACGGGCCGCGGCCGTTGGCGTGGCCGCGGCGGGCATCGGCGCAGCGTCCGGCGGCGCCGCGAATCCTGGTCCGCAATCGTTTGCGGAGCCGACAGTGCACTCGTACCACCATCGACTTGCGGAGATGGAGTATTCGGAATTCGACTACTGTGGCCCGGACTCGTCCGTCCCCACCTTCGTGGTCGTGCACGGGATTGGCATGGGCAGGCGCGCCATGGAGCCGTTGGCCGGCGAACTTCAACGCGCCGGAAACGTGTATGCGCTGGACCTGCCCGGGTTCGGTGATTCGCCCGAGCCGCGGCACAACGGAACCATGGCAGCGATGGGGGAACTCGTCGCTCATTTCATCGATGATCTGGCGCTGAAGAAAGTCATCCTCGTCGGGCACTCGATGGGCACGCAGGTTGCCACGGAGACCGCGATCGCGCACCCGGCCGACTGCGTTGGGCTGGTCCTCATCGCCCCAACAATCAATAGGTACGAGCGCTCCGCATGGCAGCAAACCCGCCGCCTGCTTCAGGATCTGGCAGGCGAGAAGCCGCAGGTCCTCGCCGCTGGGCTCGAGACCTACGTGCGCGCCGGCCCGTGGTGGTTCCTCGGCAAGGTGCGACGGATGCTCGAACACGACGTGGAACACCGCTATCCGCTCATCCGCGTCCCGACGCTCGTGCTGCGGGGCAGCCAGGATCGGGTGGTGCCGCGACGGTGGGCGCTGGAGGTGGCCGCCGCCATTCCGGGAGCCCAATACAACGAGATTCGCGGGCACCGGCACGAGGCTATGGTCCACCGCCCCCAGCAGGCCGCGCGCGAGATTCGCCAATTCGCGTCCGCAGTGATGTAAATCCGCTGTTTCGCCGACCACCGGCTGCGCCCTAGGGCACGATGTGTCCCGCGGCGCGCAGCAGCGCGTACCACTCGGCACGGGTCAGCGGAATCTCCGAACCGGCGGCGGCCTGGATCACGCGGCGCGGCGTAGTCGTGCCCAGCACCACCTGCATCCCGGCGGGGTGGCGCGTGATCCA
This is a stretch of genomic DNA from Rarobacter incanus. It encodes these proteins:
- a CDS encoding alpha/beta fold hydrolase encodes the protein MSDDGPRAAAVGVAAAGIGAASGGAANPGPQSFAEPTVHSYHHRLAEMEYSEFDYCGPDSSVPTFVVVHGIGMGRRAMEPLAGELQRAGNVYALDLPGFGDSPEPRHNGTMAAMGELVAHFIDDLALKKVILVGHSMGTQVATETAIAHPADCVGLVLIAPTINRYERSAWQQTRRLLQDLAGEKPQVLAAGLETYVRAGPWWFLGKVRRMLEHDVEHRYPLIRVPTLVLRGSQDRVVPRRWALEVAAAIPGAQYNEIRGHRHEAMVHRPQQAAREIRQFASAVM
- a CDS encoding DUF4037 domain-containing protein; its protein translation is MSASGQIFDTTGFLQGLDRAFAAHTPPQAIEDYLFDGLARARAATDMAAQLTVLNELAGFYRSVSRHDDAIACGDDALDLIAAMGLAGSDAEATTLINSATALRAAGRNADALARYNRALEICERTMAPNDRRIAALHNNASMAYSQQGEYGQAREHLLEALAIAEAASTDPDADVDIASTLSNLALVDFKLGDSANANRAVSRAMAIFESVDNQSNPHVAAALAAYAQGCLEGGHPELAVQAYRRALVIIEQCYGVGSDAYAITSDNLATAEGRLAARDLDAPTAGPDTSRRTAEPDSSLIAVPVAHAQSPAPSAGSPLTGLQLSRAFWEELGLPLMRDRFPSHIDRMAVGLVGHGSECYGFDDRLSRDHDFGPGFCMWLTRDDYRRIGAEVQHAYDELPKQFRGFGPRVRTPRASEGGAGKRVGVFSIDAFFEQITGYPQAPAADKPHQWLLLEESTLAAATNGEVFRDPLGEFTAIRMGFKRMPEDVWLALISRRLGMISQAGQYNVPRMLDRGQAEGAWLAVSEFVQATASLVFLLNRPAARGYLPYYKWQFAALRRLASQKVSRLPHIVDELSTIVRLASAACSGGAQFGEGGKGSSLARTQVMEAIDRICDSIVSELRKSGLTSSDEKFLEWQRPFVELAISDPWLKSV
- a CDS encoding MFS transporter: MKSSRNAAAPGTGERKDPIFPLRTVVLGAFVPTLLFEVGLGALIPIIPALTTIAGGNLTHAALIAALIPVGKILFDLPAGALSARVGDRVAMMVAGTMAVGSYLVAVLAGNLVGLAGGVFAVGAASAVYNLARQAYLTEVTPPLQRARVMSTLGGFHRIGLFIGPFAGAGLIALFGVGSVLWLGIGSAGATVLLLSLLGADTAGVPRRSRGAGAGSARGRATAPGQLSAWRLALLHRGLFARMGTAILLVSAVRGARQNVIPLWAEHIGLHESTTSLIVGIAGGLDMVLFYPAGKVMDRFGRLWVAVPSMALMALGTALVPLTGTAAGLGCVAGILGVANGVGSGIVMTLGADMAPPDQRSRFLSVWRLFQDTGDAAGPLLLSAGAAAGSLAAGIIAAACTGAWRRGRWRSGFPGTRPLPTCARPLVRRTRFAGADVRAASVARTTRAWTRGPVCPKMVRARRA